From one Mya arenaria isolate MELC-2E11 chromosome 4, ASM2691426v1 genomic stretch:
- the LOC128232464 gene encoding putative nuclease HARBI1, protein MVCRGDCRGSSLVGVQGRLLRIQHGWCAGETPVDSAWMVCSGDSRGSILDGVQGRLPWILSLEMSKLMALVFLGGDGNRRRHNIPRVFRDRMNPLDVMNDHEIIKKYRLDRDAILEICAQTQQHLVRPTSRSQSLPVCLQVLVALRYYATGSFQSVLADGHGISIRSVSRSIHAVSKALTRQVPRQIKFTTTRAELTRTKQLFHDISGFPNVIGAVDGTYVSD, encoded by the exons ATGGTGTGCAGGGGCGACTGCCGTGGATCCAGCTTGGTTGGTGTGCAGGGGCGACTCCTGAGGATCCAGCATGGTTGGTGTGCAGGGGAGACTCCCGTGGATTCAGCTTGGATGGTGTGCAGTGGCGACTCCCGAGGATCCATCTTGGATGGTGTGCAGGGGCGACTCCCGTGGATCTTGTCActtgaaatgtcaaaattg ATGGCACTTGTATTTCTGGGAGGTGACGGTAACAGAAGGCGCCATAATATTCCAAGGGTATTTAGAGATAGAATGAATCCCCTCGACGTAATGAACGATCATGAAATTATTAAGAAATATCGGTTGGACAGAGATGCAATTCTTGAAATATGTGCACAAACTCAACAACATCTAGTAAGGCCAACAAGTCGCAGTCAGTCACTTCCGGTTTGCCTGCAGGTACTTGTTGCATTGCGATATTACGCTACCGGAAGTTTCCAGTCAGTACTCGCGGATGGGCATGGGATATCTATTCGCTCGGTTTCAAGAAGCATTCACGCGGTATCTAAAGCCCTAACGAGACAAGTGCCCCggcaaataaaatttacaactACACGTGCAGAACTTACAAGAACGAAGCAACTATTTCATGATATAAGCGGCTTTCCCAATGTAATTGGTGCCGTTGATGGCACGTATGTCTCCGACTGA